CGCTCCAGCGAAATCACCAGCGGCGCCGGCCCCGCCGCCCCCATGATCTGCCCGCCAACAAGCCCGGTGCCACCGCCATAGGGCACCACCGGCACACGGGCGGTATGGGCCGCGCGCAGAAGCGTCGCAACCTCTTCGGTGCTGCGCGGCAGGGCAATGACACCCGCCTGCCCCTGATAGCGGCCGCGCGGTTCTTCCAGATAACGCGGCTCAGCCGGGCGCAGGGTATCGGCAGGCAGCACCGCGCGCAGATGGTCGACAAAACTGGTGTCCGCGGGGTTCAGGGTCATGCGCATCTCTCCTAATACCTTGCTGTAGGGTCGGCCCCGGCGTTGACTGCGCCCGTCGGGGCGTCAGGCCTGGCCGACCTGCGTGCGTCCGCGCCGATCATGGCGCAAGGATGCATATAGGACATGTGTGCGCCAGCGCCCGTTGATTTGCAGATAGGATTGCGCCACGCCTTCATATTTGAAGCCCGCGCTCTCCAACAGCCCGCGTGAGGCGGCGTTTTCCGGCAGGCAGGCCGCCTCGATCCGGCTGAGATCTAACTTGGTAAAGGCGTGATGCACCACCGCCCCGATCGCCTCGCGCATATACCCATGCCGGGCGAAGGGCTGACCGGTCCAATACCCCAATGTGCCCGCCTGCGCGGGACCACGGCGGATATTGTCCAATGTGATCGCCCCGACCAGCAACTGATCGCTGCGCCGGATCAGGAACAGCGGCAGCGCCGAACCAGAGCTGACCGCCCGGCGCGCCCAGTAGACCCGGTTGGTAAAGCTCTTGCGGCTCAGATGATCCGCCGCCCAGCTGGGTTCCCACGGGGTGAGATAACCCAGGCTGTGCTGACGCAATGCAGCCCAGTCGCGAAAATCCGCATGGATCGGCGGCCTGAGCGTCAGGCGTTCGGTCTCGATACGCACCTTGCGTCCGGTCAGCAACATTAGGCCGCGCGCCTCTCCTGCAGAGCGGCC
The nucleotide sequence above comes from Phaeobacter inhibens DSM 16374. Encoded proteins:
- a CDS encoding GNAT family N-acetyltransferase, which encodes MLLTGRKVRIETERLTLRPPIHADFRDWAALRQHSLGYLTPWEPSWAADHLSRKSFTNRVYWARRAVSSGSALPLFLIRRSDQLLVGAITLDNIRRGPAQAGTLGYWTGQPFARHGYMREAIGAVVHHAFTKLDLSRIEAACLPENAASRGLLESAGFKYEGVAQSYLQINGRWRTHVLYASLRHDRRGRTQVGQA